Within the Ensifer canadensis genome, the region GAGACAAGACGGCTGCTGCGTTTCGCCCGGGGCGAATGCATTGGCCGAAGCCAAAAGCATTTACAAGTAAAATGGTTGGGAAAATTGGAGCGGGTGAGGCGATTCGAACGCCCGACCCCAACCTTGGCAAGGTTGTGCTCTACCCCTGAGCTACACCCGCTCATTACCTCGGTCCGGGGGTAGTCGGTGGACCGTGGGTGCCGCGCTGTCTTGCGGCGACGGGCGCTATATGGCCTAAGCGATTTTGGAATGCAACAGGGAAATGTCGAGAAAGCGAATATTTTTTGGAAGCCTCCCCGGGAAGCCCGCAAATGCCGCGTTTTCGCGCCGCGCCGCCGTCTCTGAGATTGCACGCCGCGGCCGTTCTCCCCTAAAGCAGACTGGAAAAAAACGGAGCGGCAGGAGAATCACCCTCATGAACGAAGCGCAGCCGAAGACCGCGGACGAACTTTTCCGCTTTCTCGACGACCTCGGCATCGAACACAGCACCAAAAAACACGAGCCGGTGTTCACCGTGGCCGAATCGGTGGCATTGCGCGACGAAATCCCCGGCGGTCACACCAAGAACCTGTTCGTGAAGGACAAGAAGGACAACTACTTCCTTTTGACCGTAGAGGAACACGCGACCGTGGATCTGAAGACGGTACACCAGGTCATCGGTGCTGCGAGCAAGGTTTCCTTCGGCAAGCCGGAGAAGCTGATGGAATATCTCGGCGTCATCCCGGGAGCGGTGACCGCACTCGGCGCCATCAACGACACCGGCGGCAACGTCAAGGTGATCATCGACGAGGAATTGATGAAGTTCGATGTGATCAACTGCCACCCGCTTTCCAACGACGCGACGACCTCGATCGGCTCGAACGACCTGTTGCGCTTCATGGAAGCGACGGGACATGAACCGCTTGTCTTGAAAGTGACAGCCTGACATACGATCTTTGGCGCGAATGCAGGAAGCCGGATCACGAACCGGCGAGGAGAGAAGAATGACGGGCAACGACAATCCCTATGCAGGGTCCTTCGGCAACCAGATGACCGCTTCGGCTTCCTTCGGCGGCCAGCCGGCCGCGGCCGCCGCACCGGGCGGCGACCTGATCAAGGAAACGACGACCGCCAACTTCAGCAAGGACGTGCTGGACGCCTCGCGCCAGCAGCCTGTTCTCGTCGATTTCTGGGCGCCCTGGTGCGGACCATGCAAGCAGCTGACCCCCGTGATCGAAAAGGTCGTGACGGAAGCCGCCGGCCGCGTGAAGCTCGTCAAGATGAACATCGACGACCATCCGTCGATCGCCGGCCAGCTCGGCATCCAGTCGATCCCCGCCGTCATCGCCTTCGTCGGTGGGCGACCGGTCGACGGTTTCATGGGTGCCGTGCCTGAAAGCCAGATCAAGCAATTCATCGAAAAGATCGCCGGCCCCGCCGTCGACGACAGCAAGGCCGAGATCGAGGCAGCACTTGCCGACGCCAAGGGGTTGCTCGAAGCGGGCGATGCCGAGAACGCCGCCGGGCTCTTCGGCGCCGTGCTGCAGGCAGACCCGGAGAATGTGGTGGCTATTGCCGGCATGGTCGATTGCATGATCACGCTTGGCCAGATCGCCGAAGCGCGCGAAGCGCTTACGAGCCTGCCGGAAGATCTTGCCAAGGATGCCGGCATCAGCGCGATCGCCAAGAAGCTTGACCAGATCGAAGAAGCCCGCAAGCTCGGCGATCCGAACGCCCTGGAACAGCGGTTGGCGGCAAACCCTGACGACCATGAGGCGCGCATGATGCTCGCCAAGATCCGCAACGTGGAAGGCGACCGCAATGGCGCGGCCGACCACCTGCTGACGGTCATGAAGCGCGACCGGGCTTTCGACGACGATGGCGCACGGCGCGAGCTCGTCTCGTTCTTCGAAGTCTGGGGCCCGAAAGACCCGGCGACGATCGCCGCCCGCCGCAAGCTGTCGTCGATCCTCTTTTCCTGAGCAGAGCAGCAAGATCGGTGCGTTTTTCCCTTGAGATTTTCGAAGGGCGCACCATTTCTTGATCTGGTTGGCTATGCCTATGGGCGTGGCGGGGCAGAACCGGACATCTGCAAGGTCAATTGGAATGCATGTCGGAAATGCACGTTATCTTGGTCCGCAGGACTTGCCGGAGATCATTCCGGTGTTTCCGCTGACCGGTGCGCTGCTGCTCCCGGGTGCCCAGCTGCCGCTCAACATCTTCGAGCCACGCTACCTGGCGATGCTCGACGACGCTCTTTCCGGCAATCGGCTGGTCGGGATTGTCCAGCCCTCCTTCTGCGAAGGCCGCAACGACATCGGCGTCGGGCCGGTGCCCGCGCTCTGCGAGGTCGGCTGCATCGGCCGCATCACCTCCTTTGCCGAAACCGGCGACGGCCGCTACATCACCTCGCTGACCGGCGTATGCCGCTACCGACTGTTTAACGAGGTGGCCGGCACACGCGGCTATCGCCGCTTCCGTATCGGGCCCTTCACGGCCGATCTCGAAAATCGCGACGATGAAAGCCTTGTCGATCGCTCGGCGCTGCTGGCAGCCTTCAGGGCCTATCTGGAGGCCAACAAGCTGAAGGCCGACTGGGAGAGTGTCGAGCGCGCCAGCAACCGCACGCTGGTCAACTCCATGGCGATGATGTCGCCCTACGGACCGGCAGAAAAACAGGCGCTGCTGGAGGCCCCCGACCTCAAGACCCGCGCCGAGACGCTGATTGCCATTACCGAGATCGTGCTTGCGCGCAATTTCGGCGATGTCGACAACATTCTGCAGTAAGCGAGGGGTCATGGACGTCAACGCCAGCAAAGTCGATCCGAAACTGCTCGAACTGCTCGTCTGCCCGTTGACCAAGGGCCGGCTCAGCTATCGCGCCGAAGCCAATGAGTTGATCTCGGAAAAGGCACGGCTCGCCTATCCCATCCGCGACGGTGTGCCGATCATGCTGATCTCCGAGGCACGCAAGATCGAGGACTGACGCCAGCGGCCGATCCCACATCCTTTGACGATCAGTCAAGGAATAGCCCGTAAGTTGCCTGGACTATCGGTAGCTCGGCGGGACACGATGAACATCTGGCACTACGTCGTCGCGATCGTGACTCTGACCGCGCTTGGCGCGGCGGTCCATGTCTTCCGCTCGTCGTTCAATTTCATTCCCGATCGCTTCAATGCCGCGCCCGGCCAGTTCTGGCGCAATCACGCCATCGACGACATGCTGAGTGCGAACTACGGTTTCTGGGACATGGTCGCCGGGACCGAATACGACGAGGACGGATTTTACGAGTTCTTCAGCCGCAGAAATCTACGCATCTGCTTCACGTGGACGATCGCGATCGGCATGACATTGCTGTTGTCGTACCAGGATCTGCAAGACAAATTCACTGCCGTCGTCGATGTCGCGCCCGGCTGGCTCTGGGCGCTTTTCGTCTACCGGATCGAGAATCTCACCATCTTCTGACCCCTCAGATCGGCTGGCCGGAAAGCAGCCGCGGGTCCGCGTCGCCGGCAACGCCGGCCGCCTGGCGGATGAAGAAGCTTTTGAGGGACGGCAGCCGATCGACAAGACCGAGACCGAAGTCGCGGGCGATCCTGACGGGTGTAATGTCGTTCGAAAACAGTCGGTTGAGCACATCCGTGGTCACCCCCATGCGGAAGGTGTCGAACCGGCGCCAGCTCTGGTAGCGCTCGAGGATAGCAAGCGAACCGATATCGAGCCCGAGACGATCCGCCTCGACGATCGTCTCGGCCAGCGCCGCCACGTCCTTGAAGCCGAGATTGAGGCCCTGGCCGGAGATCGGGTGGATCCCGTGGGCGGCATCGCCCGCAAGCGCAAACCGCGGTTTTACGAAATCGCGCGCAAGGGTCAGGCCGAGCGGAAAGGCGCGACGGCCGCCGACAACCTTGAGATGGCCAAGCCTGTGGCCGAAGCGGCGCTCCAGCTCTTCTTCGAAGAGGAAATCGTCGCCCTTGACCAGGCGCTCCGCGTCCGCAGTGCGCTCGGTCCACACCAGCGACGAGCGATTGTTCTTGAGCGGCAGGGTGGCAAAGGGGCCGGCCGGCAGGAAATGCTCCTCGGCCGTGCCTTCGTGCGGGCGCTCATGCTCGACGGTGGTAACGATGCCCGACTGGCCATAGTCGAATTCGACCGTCTTGATGCCGGCCGCATCGCGCAGCTTCGAGCGCACGCCATCGCAGGCAACCAGCAGACGGGCCTCCAACTGCTCGCCGCCGGTAAGCGTCACCGCAACCGCATGATCGCCGCTCTCGAAGGTTTCGACCATGGTCGACTGCCGCACGGTTACACCAAACTCCTCGCAGGCGGCGCGCAGCGCGCCGACCATGGCCGTGTTCGGCACCATATGGGCAAAGGGCCGCCCCTCCTCCCCCTCGCCGTCGAAGGTGAGGAAAACCGGGCGCACCGGATCGGATGTCTTCGAATCGGTGATGACCATGCGCCGGATCGGCTCGGCCTCCGGCACAATCGCCTGCCACACGCCGAGAACATCGAGCATGCGCTCAGCTGCCGAGGCGACGGCAGAGGCGCGCTCGTCGCGCTTCCAGGCGCCTTCCGGCGCACCGTCTATGACGGAAACTTCGAGATGCGGTGCCGCCTTCTTCAGCGATACCGCGAGCGAAAGGCCGACATAGCCGCCACCGGCAATCAACACATCGATCATCCGCTTTCTCCCGTCGCACTTGAGCATCGTTTCATGCCTATATAGATCAATGCCATCGCCGTTCCTACCATCGGAGACAGCCGAAATGTCGCGCCCCACTGAGACCGCAACGCCCATGGATGCGCTGCTTGCCACACTCGACCTCGAAAAGCTCGAGGAGAACCTGTTCCGTGGCCGCAGTCCCCAGGTCGGCTGGCAGCGCGTGTTCGGCGGCCAGGTGATCGGGCAGGCGCTGGTCGCAGCCCAGCGCACTGTCGACGAAGGCCGCTACGTGCACTCGCTGCACGCCTATTTCATGCGCCCAGGCGATCCGTCCGTGCCGATCATCTACGAGGTGGACCGCATCCGCGACGGCTCGAGCTTCGCCACGCGGCGTGTCGTCGCCATCCAGCACGGCAAGGCGATCTTCTCAATGTCGGCGTCGTTCCAATATGACGAGGACGGCTTCGAACATCAGATCGACATCCCCAACGTGGCGATGCCGGAAACCCTGCCGGGCGAGCAGGAGCTGAAGGACAAGTTCCTGGCGCACGCCCCCGAAGCGATCCGCCGCTACTGGGAGCGGCCACGGCCGATCGAGATCCGGCCGGTCTCGCTCACCCACTATTTCGCCCGCAACGATGGTAAGCCGACCCAGGACGTCTGGGTCAAGGCCGTCGGCCATGTGCCCGACGAGCGCCACCTGCAGGCGGCCGTGCTTGCCTACCTCTCGGACATGACGCTGCTCGACACGTCGCTCTATGCCCATGGCACGTCGGTGTTCGATCGCAACCTGCAGGTTGCAAGCCTCGATCACGCCATGTGGTTCCATCGCCCCTGCAAGATGGACGACTGGCTGCTCTATACCCAGGACAGCCCCAGTGCCCATGGTGCCCGCGGCATGACCCGCGGCAGCCTTTTTGACCGTTCCGGCGTGCTGATTGCCTCGGTGGCGCAGGAAGGCCTGATCCGGAAAAAGGCAGCTGAACAGGAATAGGGCACTTATTCTTTTCTGCCTATTTTTTAATCTTCTAAAGTGACGATTTTTTAGCGCGTCGCGGCACCGTCGCTGTGCGTGATAATTTTCCCATGCCTTTTCATAGGTTTAGCGTGCCACGACGAATCTGGCACGCCCCTTGAATGTAGCTGTCCGGTTGCACGGCGCTTTCAGCGTTCCGCAGCAAGGAGAGATGGCCTCCGACCGGAGGCGAACAAGGATGGGAAACCGATGAAAATTGTGATGGCCATTATCAAGCCGTTCAAGCTCGATGAGGTTCGCGAAGCCCTCACTGCTGTTGGCATCCAGGGCCTGACCGTAACCGAGGTTAAAGGCTACGGCCGCCAGAAGGGACATACTGAAATCTATCGCGGCACCGAATACGCCGTGAGCTTCCTGCCAAAGCTGAAGATCGAGATCGCGGTCGCCTCGGAGGTCGTCGACAAGGCCGTGGAAGCGATCGCCGTTGCCGCCAAGACCGGCCAGATCGGCGACGGCAAGATCTTTGTCTACTCCATTGACCATGCCGTGCGCATCCGCACCGGCGAAACCGATTCAGAAGCGTTGTAAGCCACGCCGTTCAGGGAGCACTACTCGATGTCGTCAAGCAAACTTTCCACCTCTCTGGTCAGGATCGGCGCAGCCTCTGCCGCCCTTCTTGCACCGGTCGTCGCCTTTGCCCAGGAAGCCGCACCGGCAGCCGCCGCTGCCTCCACCGCAGCACCCGTTCCCGACAAGGCCGACACGGCCTTCATGTTCATCTCCACGCTGCTCGTCTTCTTCATGCTGATCCCAGGCCTCGCGCTGTTCTACGGCGGCCTCGTTCGCGCCAAGAACATGCTGTCGGTCCTGATGCAGTGCACCGTCATCGGCGCAACGATGATGATCGTCTGGGTCGTCTATGGCTATTCGTTCGCCTTCGGCGGCTCGACCAACCCCTATTTCGGCGGCTTCGCCAAGATGTTCCTCGCAGGCGTCTCGGTTGACAGCACGTCGGCCACCTTCTCCCAAGGCGTGGTCATTCCGGAATACATCTTCATGCTGTTCCAGATGACGTTTGCAGCGCTGACGCCGGCCCTCATCATCGGCGCCTTTGCCGAGCGCATCAAATTCTCGGCGGCCGTGCTCTTCTCCGTCCTCTGGGCAACCTTCGTCTACTTCCCGATCGCCCACATGGTCTGGGACGGCAACGGCCTGCTCTTCGGCATGGGCGCCCTCGACTTCGCCGGCGGCACCGTCGTGCACATCAATGCCGGTGTTGCGGGCCTCATCGGCGCGATCATGGTCGGCAAGCGCACCGGTTTCGGCAAGGACATGATGGCACCGCATTCGATGACGCTGACGCTCGTCGGCGCAGCGATGCTGTGGTTCGGCTGGTTCGGTTTCAACGCCGGCTCCAACCTCGAGGCATCAGGCGGCGCGATGCTCGCAACCGTCAACACCTTCCTCGCGACCGCAGCAGCCATCCTTTCCTGGTCGGTCGTCGAAACCTTCACCCGCGGCAAGGCCTCGATGCTCGGTGCAGCCTCGGGCATGATCGCCGGCCTCGTCGCCATTACGCCTGCCGCCGGCATCGCCGGCCCGATGGGCGCGATCGTCATGGGCCTGATCGTTTCGCCGCTGTGCTACTTCTTCGTCTCGGTGGTGAAGAACAAGTTCGGCTACGACGACACCGCTGACGTCTTCGGCGTTCACGGCGTCGGCGGCTTCTTCGGTGCGCTGGCGACCGGCATCTTCGCATCGTCATCGCTCGGCGGCATCGGCTATGCCGACGGCGTCACCATGGGCGGCCAGTTCATGACCCAGCTCACCGCCGTCGCCATCACCATCATCTGGTGCGGCGTGGTCTCGGCCATCCTCTACAAGGTGGTCGACGCGATCGTCGGGCTCCGGGTCTCGGTCGAAGCCGAACGCGAAGGTCTCGACCTCTCGTCCCACGGCGAAGCCGCCTACCACAGCTAAGCCAATCGCGGCGCCGTCAACAGGCGCCGCTCAACGTCCCGTCGCGGTCCGTCTGATACGGATCGCCTTTGGCCCGGATCGACTGATCCGGGCTTTTTTTCCCTTTCATGCGGATTGCACGCCTCGCCCACCGGTATTTTAGCGGCATACACGCATGGTTAATGTCGCATTAACCGTGCTTCGCTTAGGTTGATTCCATGGCACGCAATGTGTCTTGAAGATCGAGACGGGCAGCAGGCAACATGAGCAGAAGCAATCCGGCAACGCTTGACAGCCGTTCCAACCGGTTCGTGCTAACCACATTCGTATGGCGACAGATCGCGTCGCTGGCGGGCTTTGCGCTGTTTGGCGCACTGGCGCTGGCAATCGCGGCGCTATCGACATGGAACGTTGCCGACCCGAGCTTCTCCTACGCCACCTCCGACGAGCCGACCAACGTGCTCGGTTATGCCGGCGCGGCCTTTGCCGACATCTTCATGCAGTTTTTCGGGCTTGCAAGCGTCGTCGCCCTGCTTCCGGCCGTTGCCTGGGCGCTGGTGCTGATCGGCGGCAAGCGCTTCGACAAGATCTTCAAGCGCCTCGGCCTCTGGTTCGTCGGATCGGTGCTTGCAGGCGCGGCCTTGAGCTGCGTCCCGGCGCCGATCACCTGGCCGCTGCCCAACGGCCTCGGCGGCGTCTTCGGCGACATGATCCTGCGGTTTCCCGCGCTGTTCACCGGCGCCTTCCCGACCGGCACCTTCGCTACCGTGCTTGCCTGCATCTTCGCCGCTCCTGCCGCCTGGTGCCTGATCTACAGCGCCGGCCTGATCGGTGTCGGCGAGGAGGAGGACGAAGACGAGATCGAGGCGCCGACGCCGAGCAAGGCGCGCACCGTGCGCGACGAACTGGACGAAGACGACAGCGAAGGCCCCTTCACCCTGCTGATGGGCTCTTTCGCCCACTTGCGCTACACCGTGCAGGCACGCGTCCGCCGCATCTTCGGCATGAGCGGTACCCGCACGCCGACGAAGCGCCAGTACGATGAGCCCTACGATTTCAACAATGACGAATTCGGCACGCTGAACGAGCCGGTCCGGCCGAAGCCGATGGCCGGCGACCGCATCGAACCTTCGCTCGACCGTTCCGAGCGCCGCATCGTCACGCCACCGCCGATCATGGCTGATGACGATGACGACATGCCCTTCGACATGGACGAGCGCCGCCCCGCCGGCATTCTGTCCGATGACGAGGACGACGATCTTGACGCAGCAGCCGACTGGGCGCCGAAAGCAGCACCGCCGAAGCAGGGTCTGCCGAAGGCCGGCTCGCGTGTTGCCACCCCGCCGCCTCGCCCGAAGACCAGCCAGCGGCTCGAGCGCGAGGCGCAGCGCTCCTTCGTCGAGGACGATGACGGCGATTTCGCGCTGCCGCCAATGCATTTCCTCGCCGAGCCGAAGAACGTCACCCGCGACGCTTCGCTCTCCGCCGACGCGCTGGAGCAGAACGCCCGCATGCTCGAAGGTGTGCTTGAGGACTTCGGCGTCAAGGGTGAGATCATCCACGTCCGCCCGGGCCCGGTCGTTACCCTTTATGAACTGGAGCCGGCGCCGGGCATCAAATCCTCCCGGGTCATCGGCCTTGCCGACGACATCGCCCGCTCGATGAGCGCCATTGCTGCCCGCGTCGCCGTCGTGCCGGGCCGCAACGCCATCGGCATCGAATTGCCCAACCAGCGCCGCGAAACCGTTTATCTGCGCGAACTGATCGGCTCGCGCGACTTCGAGACCAGCAAGGCGCGCCTGGCCATGGCGCTCGGTAAGACCATCGGCGGCGAACCGGTGGTCGCCGATCTCGCCAAGATGCCGCATCTGCTCGTCGCCGGCACCACCGGCTCGGGCAAGTCAGTGGCGATCAACACCATGATCCTGTCGCTGCTCTACCGCCTGCGTCCCGACCAGTGCCGCCTGATCATGATCGACCCGAAGATGCTCGAACTCTCCGTCTATGACGGCATCCCGCACCTGCTTTCGCCCGTCGTGACCGACCCGAAGAAGGCGGTCGTCGCGCTCAAGTGGACGGTGCGCGAGATGGAAGAGCGCTACAAGAAGATGTCGAAGATCGGCGTGCGCAACATCGACGGCTTCAACACCCGCGTCGAGCAGGCGCTGGCCAAGGGCGATGCGATCACCCGCACGGTGCAGACCGGCTTCGACCGCCAGACCGGCGAGGCGATCTACGAGACCGAGGAATTCGATCTGTCGCCGATGCCCTATATCGTCGTCATCATCGACGAAATGGCCGACCTGATGATGGTCGCCGGCAAGGACATCGAAGGCGCGGTGCAGCGGCTGGCGCAGATGGCGCGCGCTGCCGGCATTCATGTGATCATGGCGACGCAGCGCCCGTCGGTCGACGTCATCACCGGTACGATCAAGGCCAACTTCCCGACCCGCATCTCCTTCCAGGTGACGTCGAAGATCGACAGCCGCACCATCCTTGGCGAACAGGGTGCCGAACAGCTGCTCGGCATGGGCGACATGCTCTACATGGCCGGTGGCGGACGCATCCAGCGCGTCCACGGTCCCTTCGTCTCCGACACCGAAGTCGAGGAAGTCGTCGCCTATCTCAAGACCCAGGGCACACCGCAATATCTCGACGCGATCACCGAAGATGACGATGAGGACAATGACGGCGGCGGCCCCGCCGGCACGTCCAATCTTGCCGATTCCGACGACCCCTACGACCAGGCGGTGGCGATCGTTCTGCGCGACGGCAAGGCCTCCACATCCTATGTGCAACGTCGCCTCGGGATAGGCTATAATAGGGCCGCTTCACTGATCGAGCGCATGGAACAGGAAGGCATCATCGGCCCGGCAAACCATGCCGGCAAACGGGAAATCCTCGTGCCGACCGAAGCGGAAATCACTGGCCGGTAAACCCGGCTTTCGTCCCGGGCGATGATCCATGCCCGGTAACGGTCATGTGAGAGCGCGGCCCGCCGAAGGCCATGAAAAACGCCTTGAAGGTGCCGCACTTGCGCTCCAGATGATTCAGGAAATGAAGGAGACTGTGATGACAGAGACGAAAACCACCCTGGGCAGCAATCCGGCGATGTCGCGCCGTGTATTCGTTTGCGGCCTCGCGGCGCTCGCGGGCATGGGTGGCGCCGGTCTTGACGTCACCAAGGCCTTTGCCCAGGCCCCGGCCTCCGCCCAGAAGATCGCCGATCATTTCTCGTCGGTGAAGACCATGTCCGGCGAATTCGTGCAGTTCGGCCCGCGCGGCGAGCAGACCGGTGGCAAGTTCTACATCCGCCGCCCCGGCCGCATCCGCTTCAACTACGAGGCGCCTTCGCCGATGCGCGTGATTTCCGACGGCAAGTCGGTGGTCATCGGCAATATGAAGCTGAAGACCTGGGATATCTACCCGCTCTCCAAGACGCCGCTGAACCTGTTGCTCAGCGAGCGGATCGACCTGACCGGCAAGATGGTGCGCGAC harbors:
- a CDS encoding prolyl-tRNA synthetase associated domain-containing protein translates to MNEAQPKTADELFRFLDDLGIEHSTKKHEPVFTVAESVALRDEIPGGHTKNLFVKDKKDNYFLLTVEEHATVDLKTVHQVIGAASKVSFGKPEKLMEYLGVIPGAVTALGAINDTGGNVKVIIDEELMKFDVINCHPLSNDATTSIGSNDLLRFMEATGHEPLVLKVTA
- the trxA gene encoding thioredoxin; protein product: MTGNDNPYAGSFGNQMTASASFGGQPAAAAAPGGDLIKETTTANFSKDVLDASRQQPVLVDFWAPWCGPCKQLTPVIEKVVTEAAGRVKLVKMNIDDHPSIAGQLGIQSIPAVIAFVGGRPVDGFMGAVPESQIKQFIEKIAGPAVDDSKAEIEAALADAKGLLEAGDAENAAGLFGAVLQADPENVVAIAGMVDCMITLGQIAEAREALTSLPEDLAKDAGISAIAKKLDQIEEARKLGDPNALEQRLAANPDDHEARMMLAKIRNVEGDRNGAADHLLTVMKRDRAFDDDGARRELVSFFEVWGPKDPATIAARRKLSSILFS
- a CDS encoding LON peptidase substrate-binding domain-containing protein; this encodes MHVGNARYLGPQDLPEIIPVFPLTGALLLPGAQLPLNIFEPRYLAMLDDALSGNRLVGIVQPSFCEGRNDIGVGPVPALCEVGCIGRITSFAETGDGRYITSLTGVCRYRLFNEVAGTRGYRRFRIGPFTADLENRDDESLVDRSALLAAFRAYLEANKLKADWESVERASNRTLVNSMAMMSPYGPAEKQALLEAPDLKTRAETLIAITEIVLARNFGDVDNILQ
- a CDS encoding Trm112 family protein, which codes for MDVNASKVDPKLLELLVCPLTKGRLSYRAEANELISEKARLAYPIRDGVPIMLISEARKIED
- a CDS encoding ubiquinone biosynthesis hydroxylase, producing the protein MIDVLIAGGGYVGLSLAVSLKKAAPHLEVSVIDGAPEGAWKRDERASAVASAAERMLDVLGVWQAIVPEAEPIRRMVITDSKTSDPVRPVFLTFDGEGEEGRPFAHMVPNTAMVGALRAACEEFGVTVRQSTMVETFESGDHAVAVTLTGGEQLEARLLVACDGVRSKLRDAAGIKTVEFDYGQSGIVTTVEHERPHEGTAEEHFLPAGPFATLPLKNNRSSLVWTERTADAERLVKGDDFLFEEELERRFGHRLGHLKVVGGRRAFPLGLTLARDFVKPRFALAGDAAHGIHPISGQGLNLGFKDVAALAETIVEADRLGLDIGSLAILERYQSWRRFDTFRMGVTTDVLNRLFSNDITPVRIARDFGLGLVDRLPSLKSFFIRQAAGVAGDADPRLLSGQPI
- the tesB gene encoding acyl-CoA thioesterase II produces the protein MSRPTETATPMDALLATLDLEKLEENLFRGRSPQVGWQRVFGGQVIGQALVAAQRTVDEGRYVHSLHAYFMRPGDPSVPIIYEVDRIRDGSSFATRRVVAIQHGKAIFSMSASFQYDEDGFEHQIDIPNVAMPETLPGEQELKDKFLAHAPEAIRRYWERPRPIEIRPVSLTHYFARNDGKPTQDVWVKAVGHVPDERHLQAAVLAYLSDMTLLDTSLYAHGTSVFDRNLQVASLDHAMWFHRPCKMDDWLLYTQDSPSAHGARGMTRGSLFDRSGVLIASVAQEGLIRKKAAEQE
- a CDS encoding P-II family nitrogen regulator — translated: MKIVMAIIKPFKLDEVREALTAVGIQGLTVTEVKGYGRQKGHTEIYRGTEYAVSFLPKLKIEIAVASEVVDKAVEAIAVAAKTGQIGDGKIFVYSIDHAVRIRTGETDSEAL
- a CDS encoding ammonium transporter; the protein is MSSSKLSTSLVRIGAASAALLAPVVAFAQEAAPAAAAASTAAPVPDKADTAFMFISTLLVFFMLIPGLALFYGGLVRAKNMLSVLMQCTVIGATMMIVWVVYGYSFAFGGSTNPYFGGFAKMFLAGVSVDSTSATFSQGVVIPEYIFMLFQMTFAALTPALIIGAFAERIKFSAAVLFSVLWATFVYFPIAHMVWDGNGLLFGMGALDFAGGTVVHINAGVAGLIGAIMVGKRTGFGKDMMAPHSMTLTLVGAAMLWFGWFGFNAGSNLEASGGAMLATVNTFLATAAAILSWSVVETFTRGKASMLGAASGMIAGLVAITPAAGIAGPMGAIVMGLIVSPLCYFFVSVVKNKFGYDDTADVFGVHGVGGFFGALATGIFASSSLGGIGYADGVTMGGQFMTQLTAVAITIIWCGVVSAILYKVVDAIVGLRVSVEAEREGLDLSSHGEAAYHS
- a CDS encoding FtsK/SpoIIIE family DNA translocase; the protein is MSRSNPATLDSRSNRFVLTTFVWRQIASLAGFALFGALALAIAALSTWNVADPSFSYATSDEPTNVLGYAGAAFADIFMQFFGLASVVALLPAVAWALVLIGGKRFDKIFKRLGLWFVGSVLAGAALSCVPAPITWPLPNGLGGVFGDMILRFPALFTGAFPTGTFATVLACIFAAPAAWCLIYSAGLIGVGEEEDEDEIEAPTPSKARTVRDELDEDDSEGPFTLLMGSFAHLRYTVQARVRRIFGMSGTRTPTKRQYDEPYDFNNDEFGTLNEPVRPKPMAGDRIEPSLDRSERRIVTPPPIMADDDDDMPFDMDERRPAGILSDDEDDDLDAAADWAPKAAPPKQGLPKAGSRVATPPPRPKTSQRLEREAQRSFVEDDDGDFALPPMHFLAEPKNVTRDASLSADALEQNARMLEGVLEDFGVKGEIIHVRPGPVVTLYELEPAPGIKSSRVIGLADDIARSMSAIAARVAVVPGRNAIGIELPNQRRETVYLRELIGSRDFETSKARLAMALGKTIGGEPVVADLAKMPHLLVAGTTGSGKSVAINTMILSLLYRLRPDQCRLIMIDPKMLELSVYDGIPHLLSPVVTDPKKAVVALKWTVREMEERYKKMSKIGVRNIDGFNTRVEQALAKGDAITRTVQTGFDRQTGEAIYETEEFDLSPMPYIVVIIDEMADLMMVAGKDIEGAVQRLAQMARAAGIHVIMATQRPSVDVITGTIKANFPTRISFQVTSKIDSRTILGEQGAEQLLGMGDMLYMAGGGRIQRVHGPFVSDTEVEEVVAYLKTQGTPQYLDAITEDDDEDNDGGGPAGTSNLADSDDPYDQAVAIVLRDGKASTSYVQRRLGIGYNRAASLIERMEQEGIIGPANHAGKREILVPTEAEITGR
- a CDS encoding outer membrane lipoprotein carrier protein LolA; amino-acid sequence: MTETKTTLGSNPAMSRRVFVCGLAALAGMGGAGLDVTKAFAQAPASAQKIADHFSSVKTMSGEFVQFGPRGEQTGGKFYIRRPGRIRFNYEAPSPMRVISDGKSVVIGNMKLKTWDIYPLSKTPLNLLLSERIDLTGKMVRDVKEESDLITIVLGDRSIFGDSTITMMFDPKTYDLRQWTITDAQKKDTSVMIFNVRTGIALDDKVFKIPYDEVRNKRGG